The following proteins come from a genomic window of Bactrocera dorsalis isolate Fly_Bdor chromosome 6, ASM2337382v1, whole genome shotgun sequence:
- the LOC125779385 gene encoding uncharacterized protein LOC125779385, with amino-acid sequence MENNSSDLKEEATINVRKSNKLSVSEVKRMWNISKIFNTFQTKESCILFCEEEGLIARGRTCRVNRLPMVLSMTGNSTVGTLRCRKGSCRMRSGISRSTGTWLENVRIPLPQVFYLMFCYASHWSHDVVRKNSIVRESILSSATICDWYNYCREAVVLYQVENQEAVGKIGGPGKKVQIDESKFGKRKFNKGRSVEGHWVLGMIADENDDLRLEVCPDNVRSAEVLIPLIKKHVAPGITISTDCWKAYDGLANHGYEHRKVNHSDPDNPFVAADGTHTQRIESQWRVIKRFFARDNNPENFADRIFEYVWRKNVANRHEDPFVKLLEAIKFIYKP; translated from the exons atggaaaataattcaTCAG ATCTGAAAGAAGAAGCGACCATAAATGTTCGCAAATCAAACAAATTGAGCGTGTCAGAGGTGAAGAGAATgtggaatatttcaaaaatattcaacacaTTTCAAACAAAGGAGAGCTGCATATTATTTTGCGAAGAGGAGGGTCTCATTGCCAGAGGAAGGACTTGCAGGGTGAATAGACTGCCGATGGTGCTCTCCATGACGGGAAATAGCACCGTCGGTACGCTTAGGTGCCGAAAAGGATCTTGCCGAATGCGTTCCGGAATATCTCGATCCACGGGCACCTGGCTGGAAAATGTTAGAATACCATTGCCACAAGTTTTTTACCTAATGTTTTGCTACGCATCGCACTGGTCGCATGACGTAGTAAGGAAAAACAGTATTGTCAGGGAATCTATTTTATCTAGCGCTACCATATGTGACTGGTATAATTACTGTCGCGAAGCGGTAGTTTTATATCAAGTAGAAAATCAGGAGGCGGTAGGTAAAATAGGTGGCCCTGGCAAAAAGGTCCAAATTGATGAAAGCAAATTCGGGAAGAGGAAATTTAATAAAG GCAGGAGTGTGGAAGGTCACTGGGTGTTGGGGATGATTGCGGATGAGAACGACGACCTGCGGCTGGAGGTATGCCCAGATAATGTTAGGTCTGCGGAGGTGCTCATACCCCTGATTAAGAAGCATGTTGCGCCAGGAATTACAATAAGCACAGATTGCTGGAAGGCGTACGATGGTTTGGCGAATCACGGGTATGAGCACCGAAAAGTGAATCACAGCGATCCGGACAATCCATTTGTGGCTGCAGATGGAACGCATACGCAGCGTATAGAGTCCCAGTGGCGTGTGATTAAAAGGTTTTTTGCGAGGGACAACAATCCCGAAAACTTCGCCGATCGAATTTTTGAGTATGTTTGGCGGAAAAATGTGGCCAACAGACACGAAGATCCTTTCGTCAAATTATTAgaggcaataaaatttatatacaagccTTAA